In Thermoanaerobacterium xylanolyticum LX-11, the genomic window ACTTAATGAAATTAAATTTTGCATTATATTTTACTAAACCTGTTATTCGTCATATTGTAGAATTTATAATTGCTGCCACTCAAAAAGGTTATAGTGGTACTGTTACAGATATAGTTAATTTAAGCTTTGCTAATTGCCATAGAACTACATTTGGCAAATTCTTAAGCCAAGGTGTTTGGAATATAGAGTATGCATGGAGAGCTATAAGGCGAGAAGTTATTCGCATTATATTTGAATTATCCCAAACTAGCAATAAGCCGATATTTGTGATTTTTGATGATACTATTGCTGAGAAGACAAAGCCTTCGTTACAGGCTAAACATACTATCCAGGCAACAGGATTCCATCAATCACATTTAAAAGGGAAGCAAGTTTGGGGACATCAACTTCTTACCATGATGCTATCTTGCGGCAATGTGGTATTACCTTACTGCATTGAGCGCTATGAAAGCAGACAAAGAATAACCTTGGACTAAATACATATCAAGTACGCTCAACAAAATCAATAGATAGATTATTATGGCTTATATCATTGACATACCTGTATTGTACGACTTCAGGTGACGAATATTATAAATTTGGGCAAGGAATAAAAATAGTACGCAAAGAAGTACAAAAGCAGCGTGTTCAATGGCTGTATGAGCGAGCTAATAATAAAGTACCTATTGATGAAATTTTAGCAGAACTACAGTTAGCATAGGCGTAGTGTATATATTTGATGGTAATATTTGTTATCATTTTTTCTCATCTATAGTACATTACTTATCATCACGCAATTATGCTTTATATATTGTCAATTAAGTTTTTATTTATTACTTCTTTGTACCATATAGCACTATCTTTCAAAATTCTTTTTTGCGTTTCAAAATCCACATAAACAATACCGAACCTTTTAGAATATCCATAAGCCCATTCAAAATTGTCCAAAAGAGACCATAAAAAGTACCCTTTTAGATTTCCTCCATCCTCTATAAATTTAATAGCATATTTTAAATGTTCCTTTACATATTCTATCCGTTCTTGATCATGAACCTCGTCTTTATTTACTATATCTTTAAATGCTGCTCCATTTTCAGTTATATAAATTGGCATATTTGTATACTCTTTATCAATCCTTTTCAAAAGATCATACAGTGATTCAGGACTTATCTCCCAACCCATATCCGTCTTTTTCCCAGGCCCTTCTACTGCTTCTCCTTTTATCAGAGAATTTTCATCATATTTTACTATCGATCTGCTATAAAAATTAATCCCTAAAAAGTCTATTGGTTGACTTATAATACCTAAATCTTCGTTTTTTATGAAATCAAATTCTCCAATTTCTTTTTTGTATAACTCTATCATATCTACAGGATATTTCCCTTTAAAAATTGGATCTAAAAACCATCTGTTAGAAAAACCATCGGCATACTTAGCTGCCAAATAATCTTCTTCTTTTTCTGTTGCTGGATACGCTGGCGTCAAATTTAATGTTATTCCAATTTGACTTTCTTTTATATTCATATCTCTAAAAATCTTTACTGCTTCTCCATGAGATAGTAATATATGATGTGCAGCAATTAATGCCTCTCTGTAGTCTTTATGTCCCGGTGCATGCTCACCAATTCCGTAACTTAATATTGATGCACACCATGGTTCATTATGGGTTATCCACATTGGAACAACATCACCAATTTCTTTAAACAATTTTTGAGAGTATTCTGAATACCAATATATTGAGTCTCTATTTAACCATCCTCCTAAATCCCCAGCCCATTGTGGTAAATCCCAATGATATATTGTCGCAACAGGTTTTATATTATTTTTTAATAATTCATCTATCAACTTCTTATAGAAATCCATTCCCTTTTGATTAAACTTTCCTTTTTCCGGATAAATTCTCGGCCATGCTATAGAAAATCTATAAGCTTTTACACCAATTTCTTTCAATATTCCTATATCTTCCTTATATCTGTGATAATGATCACAAGCTATGTCTCCTGTGTCACCATTATATGTCTTACCCTTAATTTTTGAAAATGTATCCCATATAGAAGGCGTTCTACCATCTTCATTCACTGCTCCTTCTATTTGATATGATGATGTTGCTACACCAAACAAAAAATCTTTTGGAAAATTAGCCATTATATTCACTCCTGTCTTTTATAATAAATTTAACCTTTTACAGCTCCTGCTGTCATTCCACTAATAAAATACTTCTGCAACAAGAAAAACATTAAAGCGACTGGTATTGTAACAACTGTAGCCGCTGCCATAAGTAAATCATATCTGTTTTGATAATTGCCTACAAAAAGCCTTATACCGACAGGTATAGTCTGTACATCAGCTGATGTTGTAAGTACCCATGCAAACAACAACTCATCCCATGCCATCAAGAAAATATAAATAGCAGCTGCAATTATACCTGGTATAGCTAACGGCAAAATCACACGTATAAATGCACTAAACTGCGTGCATCCATCTATTCTTGCCGCTTCCTCTATTTCCAAAGGTATAGATGCAAAAAAACCTCTTAAAATCCAGATACTAAATGGAATATAAAACGCAGAATACGTAATAATTATTCCCTGATAAGTATTCACCATTTTTATTCCAAAAGTCTGTTGGATTTGAAGAAATATCAAATATAGTGGAAGTAAAAACAATATACCTGGAATCATTTGTGTACCAAGTGTCGCTATCCCAAATAAATTTGATCCTATAAATTTAAACCTGGCTAATGCATAACCAGCTAAAACTGCAATCGATAAAGCTATAACTGTTGTTGATGCATCAATAATAAGACTATTTTTGAAATATAATCCAAAATTTATGTTTGTCCACATATCATGGTAATTTACTAAAATATTCTTTAACTGTGGTTGTATCTTCCCTGTTAGTAATCCTTCTTGATCACTCATTGATGATATTACCATCCATATCAAAGGAAATATTGTAATACCAATAAATATCCACAACATTGTAAGCGAAATATATCTCTTTATTTTTTTCTTTTGTCTATAACTTAAATGTTTTTTTGATGTATTTTGTATGTTCACTTTGTTTGCAATCAAAATAATAACCCCCTTTATTGCATTGTTAATGAATCTTTAAATACTTTATACCAAATGCCTGTTAAAGCCAAAACACCTATCATCAACATTACAGAGGCAGCAGCGCCAGTACCAAATTGCCACATATTAAATGAGTTTCTTGAAATGTTTGTCATGACTAAATCACCCCAATCGCCCGGGTATCCAGCACCATTTCCAAACATCATTGCCACTATATTGTAAGAATAAATGCTTCCTATCATACCGAAAAGTATTAGAGTACCTATAACTGGCTTCAAAAATGGCAATGTAATATATATAAGCTTTTGCCAACCTGTAGCACCATCAATTTCAGCCGCTTCATAATAATCATCTGATATTGTTTGTAATGCAGCTAACAACATTATCATAGTCATAGGGAATGATCTCCATATTGTTGGAATAATTATTGCTATTAGAACATTGGGACCAATAAGCCAAAACGGTTTATGATGTAAAATGTGTAGATAATCAACGAGAATCTTGTCTATAATGCCGCTATCCTGTCTCCACATAAATCCCCAAAGTAAACCTACAACATATGAAGGTACAACCCAAGGTAGCAAAAGCAGTGTACGTGCTATACCTCTCCCTTTAAATTCTTGCTTTAAAACATGAGCAAGCCATAATCCAATAATTAAAACTAATAAATTAG contains:
- a CDS encoding GH1 family beta-glucosidase, giving the protein MANFPKDFLFGVATSSYQIEGAVNEDGRTPSIWDTFSKIKGKTYNGDTGDIACDHYHRYKEDIGILKEIGVKAYRFSIAWPRIYPEKGKFNQKGMDFYKKLIDELLKNNIKPVATIYHWDLPQWAGDLGGWLNRDSIYWYSEYSQKLFKEIGDVVPMWITHNEPWCASILSYGIGEHAPGHKDYREALIAAHHILLSHGEAVKIFRDMNIKESQIGITLNLTPAYPATEKEEDYLAAKYADGFSNRWFLDPIFKGKYPVDMIELYKKEIGEFDFIKNEDLGIISQPIDFLGINFYSRSIVKYDENSLIKGEAVEGPGKKTDMGWEISPESLYDLLKRIDKEYTNMPIYITENGAAFKDIVNKDEVHDQERIEYVKEHLKYAIKFIEDGGNLKGYFLWSLLDNFEWAYGYSKRFGIVYVDFETQKRILKDSAIWYKEVINKNLIDNI
- a CDS encoding carbohydrate ABC transporter permease, whose amino-acid sequence is MIANKVNIQNTSKKHLSYRQKKKIKRYISLTMLWIFIGITIFPLIWMVISSMSDQEGLLTGKIQPQLKNILVNYHDMWTNINFGLYFKNSLIIDASTTVIALSIAVLAGYALARFKFIGSNLFGIATLGTQMIPGILFLLPLYLIFLQIQQTFGIKMVNTYQGIIITYSAFYIPFSIWILRGFFASIPLEIEEAARIDGCTQFSAFIRVILPLAIPGIIAAAIYIFLMAWDELLFAWVLTTSADVQTIPVGIRLFVGNYQNRYDLLMAAATVVTIPVALMFFLLQKYFISGMTAGAVKG
- a CDS encoding carbohydrate ABC transporter permease codes for the protein MEYIKQNFKKNKLAYLLILPAIIAMLMIHFIPMVEGLYISLLNLNQYTLLKFLHAPFIGLKNFYTILFDPSSTLRIGFMDAVRNTIIYTIVTNLLVLIIGLWLAHVLKQEFKGRGIARTLLLLPWVVPSYVVGLLWGFMWRQDSGIIDKILVDYLHILHHKPFWLIGPNVLIAIIIPTIWRSFPMTMIMLLAALQTISDDYYEAAEIDGATGWQKLIYITLPFLKPVIGTLILFGMIGSIYSYNIVAMMFGNGAGYPGDWGDLVMTNISRNSFNMWQFGTGAAASVMLMIGVLALTGIWYKVFKDSLTMQ